From the genome of Neodiprion pinetum isolate iyNeoPine1 chromosome 3, iyNeoPine1.2, whole genome shotgun sequence, one region includes:
- the mRpL30 gene encoding large ribosomal subunit protein uL30m, with product MSTVTNLLLGGVRHYARRYAPKYKDDSGVRYGLITYFPKTPNHVDPPIEPTKLFMVQRIKKLSGTPWWEKEVMSQLHLDGKKSDVAIVKNTPETNVLLWQVKHLIKVTPIKCPDGIPKTASLNGSYLHENGTFMVNRKVTIDQKRIDAIDEYKKDWKKLDSETLRKDLRLKWVNPL from the exons ATGTCAACCGTGACAAACCTGTTATTAGGAGGCGTTCGGCATTACGCAAGAAGATATGCACCAAAATATAAAGATGATTCAGGTGTAAGATACGGGTTGATAACATACTTTCCCAA AACTCCAAATCATGTCGACCCTCCAATAGAACCTACAAAATTATTCATGGTTCAACGAATTAAGAAACTCTCAGGAACACCCTGGTGGGAAAAGGAAGTAATGAGTCAGTTACATCTCGATGGCAAG aaaagTGACGTAGCCATTGTAAAGAACACACCAGAAACGAATGTATTACTATGGCAAGTGAAACATTTGATCAAAGTCACGCCAATAAAGTGTCCTGATGGCATACCGAAAACCGCGAGCTTAAATGGATCCTACCTACATGAAAATGGCACTTTTATGGTTAACCGTAAAGTGACAATTGACCAAAAGCGAATAGATGCTATagatgaatataaaaaagatTGGAAGAAGCTGGACAGCGAAACTTTACGCAAGGATTTGAGGCTCAAATGGGTCAATCCACTCTAG
- the PsGEF gene encoding uncharacterized protein PsGEF isoform X2, with translation MLKWTVSRSLSTASSTPHGPPQPNRTRRPFGDLSNTPPTPRSQTQAQVNPIRSTPARRRRCRSHGSDLRAYFQTTKPNLRSAKRQSMSRANGRTENFESFYQSTPRVDADIGPLTLGPESVAGRRTVAMTLPANPSLLAAAGTTLRTNAELPQNLMNEARVNLQSHVSDFFQQIAVAASPEDMMEADPVVPLTKSRIYSQNCEIRRVKLSGDFCRTPHVPKLAKITKLHNRCRTPYHTKAPGTSRSPFKSKDPSTVGQTPLVVRLNHLNLHQDLAVKFENVDNTVTEVLHKEQEASSAVVGKSVAEILASDETERCIAREGRPSPVASTNPRNSLCECGNDRREFVAEPPEMRQKVESPGESMETEENVYETIEDVCKIDEPVADHNDSSVSSASQLLEDPSPMSWAAASPLDFDGQFTLRRQRGIRRKRTGQQRDLQDADSTFFGARRKRAKRRSSSLSPQKSAVPFREASPTRFICEAVNLEVNKCVLETNLDASCEARTACIGKQSFCPSIEERKTEDSSSRKTLYWDLDSPKSSMTDDFHSSKSFLTSVSVTPEAPLVATVRRCLKYSPEGEIYQPCSSRGSIEVELSTQGDHIRVRVIRCKDLKRAYEGSVHAYVKATLRKSDGEINAVKRTAVHRATPNPIFNETLILPWTNNNNNNSPAKSATLDIAVWHRDRRVRRSELLGCMTLPLPLSQDKEATWHPLEVGSGRNSSTPYSGVTQDCGVTPPVAKEGDPDNNNSGSEDLTYLRHLELEPLDPLTGQPLHPGFAARGGKTPCTTTRKMTRPSTSQQQVPWGFSLSWGKPPKVERVDNGSPAERAGLRSGDYVVFIETTNVVTKPREEILALIQRATNQLLLEVYRKGGVQTPHRRSTVILQGPIPVSNLPHTVTFTAEAFPNLAPDAPPEEELAIRETRYSSCLKSGHTRFTVPLSERKDILSSADHLILFQNLDELLKLSEEIQEAGGGLECYLSKVPRITAAYRRYLSGLQRACCLLVALRRNTAFARLACEPAVPQKRRPDLTGVLLLPLEHYREMTRLVSLACSKNCREARDLAQGYREVTANAGVMEPPRDTGRPLLSLQEVESRLVFARCKPFTLAMPGRQWLFGGALAKVEGRARLQPSWALLLTDLLVFARVSRDRVLFVTEEPLRLADIAEACFTIRKRPTEFRLQVAVSPGGLSGDNGNLESSHSGGCSPHGRPRRKVLILRTPSPELKAVWHNLLQRQIIYVNTGCGGTPDIVSPVDSPTTVSNFTTARESVGSRQVQIGNQKVDEETERSGESLDTILKNSTNNHNHLAQWVRNSHQIPPPDTEGPLEEWTLEELVARTPKESNSRQSHDVTSEEIVTVNSDAEQQSTASSASLSTIRSSSLTGKKTGNHVTIRENSSGSVNICRRCHRSGCPTPPLPRDPFSPLPPKISVLPPTPDLCTRHRLHNGIHDSRTNSPNCTPADGNTEDGSEDDLDCDGDGDLPYRTLRRFGTMSSLDQDDDLDDQPDDDNQDMESPPSGLRAWTARASSYVVSKMALLEQLGEVVGGHLLHPPVPPERTEFSLDPNDEEGTTSGATSGDDIWGTPTSGGPDDESFPTSPNH, from the exons ATGCTGAAGTGGACCGTGTCCCGATCTCTCTCGACGGCGAGTTCGACGCCCCACGGTCCCCCGCAGCCAAACCGGACCCGACGACCTTTCGGTGACCTGTCAAACACTCCCCCCACTCCTCGGTCCCAGACTCAGGCCCAGGTTAATCCAATTCGTTCGACGCCTGCGCGCAGGCGAAGATGCCGAAGCCACGGAAGCGACCTGCGCGCTTACTTTCAAACTACGAAGCCGAACCTGCGTTCGGCGAAGCGACAGTCGATGTCTCGAGCGAATGGGAGGACCGAGAATTTTGAGAGCTTTTATCAGAGCACCCCGCGCGTCGACGCCGACATAGGGCCGTTGACTTTGGGCCCGGAATCGGTCGCCGGAAGGCGGACCGTCGCCATGACGCTTCCGGCAAACCCCAGCCTCTTAGCAGCCGCTGGCACGACGCTGCGAACCAACGCGGAACTCCCGCAGAACCTGATGAACGAGGCTAGGGTCAATCTGCAGTCCCACGTGTCCGACTTCTTTCAGCAAATCGCCGTCGCCGCTAGTCCCGAAGACATGATGGAGGCTGACCCCGTCGTCCCTCTGACCAAGAGTCGAATTTATTCGCAAAACTGTGAAATACGCAGGGTCAAATTGTCCGGAGACTTCTGCCGCACCCCTCACGTTCCCAAACTTGCGAAAATAACCAAGCTCCACAACCGCTGCCGGACTCCCTACCACACCAAGGCTCCAGGTACATCCAGGAGTCCCTTCAAGTCCAAGGATCCATCGACCGTTGGTCAGACTCCGCTTGTAGTCAGGTTGAACCACCTCAATCTGCACCAAGACCTCGCcgtgaagtttgaaaacgtGGACAACACGGTGACGGAGGTACTGCACAAGGAGCAGGAGGCGAGCAGTGCGGTCGTCGGCAAGTCGGTGGCGGAAATTCTCGCCTCTGATGAAACTGAAAGATGTATTGCCCGAGAGGGTCGACCCAGTCCCGTCGCCTCGACTAACCCCAGGAATTCGTTATGTGAATGCGGAAACGACCGACGGGAATTCGTCGCTGAGCCACCGGAGATGAGGCAGAAAGTTGAGAGCCCAGGCGAGTCGATGGAGACCGAAGAGAACGTCTACGAGACGATCGAGGATGTTTGCAAAATCGACGAACCGGTTGCCGACCACAACGACAGCTCCGTATCCTCGGCCAGTCAACTCCTCGAGGATCCTTCGCCGATGTCCTGGGCGGCCGCATCGCCCCTCGATTTCGACGGGCAATTCACCCTGAGGAGGCAGCGCGGTATTCGCCGGAAAAGGACTGGTCAACAGCGCGACCTTCAAGACGCGGATTCGACCTTCTTCGGGGCGAGACGAAAACGCGCCAAGAGACGATCGTCGAGTTTGAGCCCGCAGAAGAGCGCAGTTCCATTTCGCGAAGCGAGTCCTACACGGTTCATTTGCGAGGCTGTGAACCTCGAGGTGAACAAATGCGTCCTTGAAACCAACCTCGACGCCTCTTGCGAGGCCCGAACTGCTTGCATTGGCAAACAGTCCTTTTGCCCGAGTATCGAAGAGCGGAAGACCGAGGATTCCAGTTCGCGAAAAACCTTGTACTGGGACCTCGACAGCCCAAAGTCCTCGATGACCGACGATTTTCACAGCTCAAAGTCGTTCTTAACTTCGGTTTCCGTCACCCCAGAAGCACCCCTCGTAGCCACGGTCAGAAGATGCTTGAAGTATAGTCCCGAGGGGGAAATTTATCAGCCATGCAGTTCTCGAGGGTCGATTGAAGTCGAGTTATCCACCCAGGGTGATCACATACGAGTTCGCG TGATAAGGTGCAAGGATTTGAAGAGAGCCTACGAAGGGTCTGTCCATGCCTACGTGAAAGCAACGCTTAGGAAGTCCGACGGGGAGATAAACGCGGTGAAACGGACAGCCGTCCACAGGGCAACGCCAAACCCAATCTTCAACGAGACCCTGATACTACCCTGgaccaacaacaacaacaacaattcaCCTGCGAAATCGGCCACCCTGGATATTGCTGTTTGGCACAGGGATCGCAGAGTGAG GCGCAGTGAACTCCTGGGCTGTATGACTCTACCCCTGCCTTTATCTCAGGACAAG GAGGCAACATGGCACCCCCTGGAAGTTGGGTCAGGACGAAATTCGAGCACTCCTTACTCAGGAGTAACCCAAGACTGCGGAGTAACGCCGCCAGTAGCAAAAGAAGGAGATCCAGATAACAATAACAGCGGATCTGAGGATCTGACGTACCTGAGGCACCTGGAGCTGGAACCGCTGGATCCGTTAACTGGTCAACCTCTTCATCCAGGTTTCGCTGCGCGGGGCGGTAAAACGCCCTGCACAACGACGAGGAAGATGACGAGGCCGAGCACAAGCCAGCAG CAAGTACCCTGGGGATTCTCGCTGAGCTGGGGAAAACCGCCAAAAGTCGAACGCGTGGATAACGGAAGTCCTGCTGAGAGAGCCGGCCTGAGATCCGGCGATTACGTGGTCTTTATTGAGACGACGAACGTCGTTACGAAACCAAGGGAGGAAATACTCGCCCTTATTCAGAGAGCAACGAACCAGTTATTACTCGAAGTGTACAGAAAAGGCGGCGTGCAAACTCCGCACAGGCGAAGCACCGTCATTCTTCAGGGTCCGATTCCAGTCAGCAATCTTCCGCACACAGTCACTTTCACCGCAGAG GCCTTCCCTAACTTGGCGCCAGACGCACCCCCCGAAGAGGAACTGGCGATTCGAGAGACTCGGTATAGCAGCTGCCTAAAAAGCGGTCACACGAGATTCACGGTTCCGTTGTCCGAGCGCAAAGATATACTCTCTTCAGCCGACCATCTGATCCTCTTTCAAAACTTGGACGAGCTTCTGAAATTGTCCGAGGAAATTCAGGAGGCTGGTGGAGGCCTGGAGTGCTATTTGTCTAAAGTTCCTAGAATCACAGCCGCGTACAGGAGGTATTTGAGCGGCTTGCAGAGGGCGTGTTGCCTCCTGGTTGCACTCAGACGCAATACTGCCTTTGCAAGGCTCGCCTGTGAGCCTGCGGTACCTCAAAAAAGGCGACCGGATCTTACCGGAGTCCTACTTCTTCCGTTGGAGCATTACAG agaaatgacgagACTAGTGAGCTTGGCGTGTTCAAAAAACTGTAGAGAAGCTAGAGACTTGGCTCAGGGATACAGAGAAGTAACGGCTAACGCTGGTGTAATGGAACCCCCGCGGGATACCGGAAGGCCTTTGTTAAGCCTGCAGGAAGTTGAGTCCAGGCTAGTTTTTGCCCGGTGTAAACCGTTCACCTTAGCGATGCCGGGCAGGCAATG GTTGTTCGGGGGTGCCTTAGCTAAGGTAGAGGGCCGAGCTCGTTTGCAACCATCCTGGGCGCTGCTGTTGACCGATCTCCTAGTCTTCGCCAGGGTATCCCGTGATCGAGTTTTGTTTGTGACCGAGGAACCACTCAGATTGGCGGACATAGCTGAAGCCTGTTTCACGATCCGAAAACGACCCACGGAGTTCAGATTACAGGTTGCAGTATCGCCAGGAGGTCTTTCTGGTGATAATGGAAACTTGGAGAGTAGTCACAGCGGTGGTTGTAGTCCTCACGGTAGACCCAGGAGAAAAGTGTTAATTTTGAGAACACCGAGTCCGGAACTAAAAGCTGTGTGGCATAATCTTCTTCAAAGGCAAAT AATTTATGTAAATACAGGCTGCGGAGGTACACCAGACATTGTCAGCCCCGTAGACAGTCCTACTACTGTAAGCAATTTCACTACCGCAAGAGAATCAGTCGGAAGTCGTCAG GTACAAATAGGGAACCAAAAAGTGGACGAAGAAACCGAACGATCCGGTGAAAGTTTAGatacgattttgaaaaattccaccAACAACCACAACCATCTTGCCCAATGGGTTCGCAACTCTCATCAGATTCCGCCGCCGGATACTGAAGGGCCTCTGGAAGAGTGGACCCTCGAGGAGTTGGTTGCGAGAACCCCGAAAGAAAGCAATTCGAGACAGAGTCACGATGTCACGTCCGAGGAAATCGTCACGGTTAATTCAGACGCCGAGCAACAAAGCACAGCGTCAAGTGCCAGTCTGAGTACAATCAGGTCAAGTAGTCTGACAGGGAAAAAGACCGGCAACCACGTTACGATAAGAGAAAATTCTTCCGGGTCTGTGAATATTTGCAGAAGATGCCACAG ATCCGGATGTCCGACTCCGCCTCTACCCAGGGATCCATTCTCACCGTTACCTCCAAAAATATCCGTGCTACCACCGACTCCAGACTTGTGTACTAGGCACAGATTACACAACGGGATACACGATAGTCGAACAAACAGTCCAAACTGCACACCTGCCGATGGAAACACGGAGGATGGCAGCGAGGACGATTTAGACTGTGACGGTGACGGTGATCTTCCGTACAG AACATTGAGAAGGTTTGGAACAATGAGCAGTTTGGACCAGGACGACGACCTGGATGACCAGCCGGACGATGACAATCAAGACATGGAATCACCCCCGTCTGGTCTGAGAGCCTGGACGGCAAGAGCGAGCAGTTACGTAGTGAGTAAAATGGCACTGCTCGAACAGTTGGGTGAAGTTGTTGGGGGTCACCTTTTACATCCCCCCGTCCCACCTGAGAGGACGGAGTTTTCGCTAGACCCAAACGACGAGGAGGGTACCACGTCGGGAGCGACGTCAGGCGACGATATTTGGGGTACGCCGACCTCCGGGGGTCCCGACGACGAGAGCTTTCCAACAAGTCCG AATCACTAG
- the PsGEF gene encoding uncharacterized protein PsGEF isoform X1, with product MLKWTVSRSLSTASSTPHGPPQPNRTRRPFGDLSNTPPTPRSQTQAQVNPIRSTPARRRRCRSHGSDLRAYFQTTKPNLRSAKRQSMSRANGRTENFESFYQSTPRVDADIGPLTLGPESVAGRRTVAMTLPANPSLLAAAGTTLRTNAELPQNLMNEARVNLQSHVSDFFQQIAVAASPEDMMEADPVVPLTKSRIYSQNCEIRRVKLSGDFCRTPHVPKLAKITKLHNRCRTPYHTKAPGTSRSPFKSKDPSTVGQTPLVVRLNHLNLHQDLAVKFENVDNTVTEVLHKEQEASSAVVGKSVAEILASDETERCIAREGRPSPVASTNPRNSLCECGNDRREFVAEPPEMRQKVESPGESMETEENVYETIEDVCKIDEPVADHNDSSVSSASQLLEDPSPMSWAAASPLDFDGQFTLRRQRGIRRKRTGQQRDLQDADSTFFGARRKRAKRRSSSLSPQKSAVPFREASPTRFICEAVNLEVNKCVLETNLDASCEARTACIGKQSFCPSIEERKTEDSSSRKTLYWDLDSPKSSMTDDFHSSKSFLTSVSVTPEAPLVATVRRCLKYSPEGEIYQPCSSRGSIEVELSTQGDHIRVRVIRCKDLKRAYEGSVHAYVKATLRKSDGEINAVKRTAVHRATPNPIFNETLILPWTNNNNNNSPAKSATLDIAVWHRDRRVRRSELLGCMTLPLPLSQDKEATWHPLEVGSGRNSSTPYSGVTQDCGVTPPVAKEGDPDNNNSGSEDLTYLRHLELEPLDPLTGQPLHPGFAARGGKTPCTTTRKMTRPSTSQQQVPWGFSLSWGKPPKVERVDNGSPAERAGLRSGDYVVFIETTNVVTKPREEILALIQRATNQLLLEVYRKGGVQTPHRRSTVILQGPIPVSNLPHTVTFTAEAFPNLAPDAPPEEELAIRETRYSSCLKSGHTRFTVPLSERKDILSSADHLILFQNLDELLKLSEEIQEAGGGLECYLSKVPRITAAYRRYLSGLQRACCLLVALRRNTAFARLACEPAVPQKRRPDLTGVLLLPLEHYREMTRLVSLACSKNCREARDLAQGYREVTANAGVMEPPRDTGRPLLSLQEVESRLVFARCKPFTLAMPGRQWLFGGALAKVEGRARLQPSWALLLTDLLVFARVSRDRVLFVTEEPLRLADIAEACFTIRKRPTEFRLQVAVSPGGLSGDNGNLESSHSGGCSPHGRPRRKVLILRTPSPELKAVWHNLLQRQIIYVNTGCGGTPDIVSPVDSPTTVSNFTTARESVGSRQVQIGNQKVDEETERSGESLDTILKNSTNNHNHLAQWVRNSHQIPPPDTEGPLEEWTLEELVARTPKESNSRQSHDVTSEEIVTVNSDAEQQSTASSASLSTIRSSSLTGKKTGNHVTIRENSSGSVNICRRCHRSGCPTPPLPRDPFSPLPPKISVLPPTPDLCTRHRLHNGIHDSRTNSPNCTPADGNTEDGSEDDLDCDGDGDLPYRTLRRFGTMSSLDQDDDLDDQPDDDNQDMESPPSGLRAWTARASSYVVSKMALLEQLGEVVGGHLLHPPVPPERTEFSLDPNDEEGTTSGATSGDDIWGTPTSGGPDDESFPTSPPPSSTVNTIASGEDNYGLNLSMDDDQDLDSEGRDGIPAMNMDQLLTGGSVISLRCPIARRRLEPLLEEEDSPESGKQPVGWW from the exons ATGCTGAAGTGGACCGTGTCCCGATCTCTCTCGACGGCGAGTTCGACGCCCCACGGTCCCCCGCAGCCAAACCGGACCCGACGACCTTTCGGTGACCTGTCAAACACTCCCCCCACTCCTCGGTCCCAGACTCAGGCCCAGGTTAATCCAATTCGTTCGACGCCTGCGCGCAGGCGAAGATGCCGAAGCCACGGAAGCGACCTGCGCGCTTACTTTCAAACTACGAAGCCGAACCTGCGTTCGGCGAAGCGACAGTCGATGTCTCGAGCGAATGGGAGGACCGAGAATTTTGAGAGCTTTTATCAGAGCACCCCGCGCGTCGACGCCGACATAGGGCCGTTGACTTTGGGCCCGGAATCGGTCGCCGGAAGGCGGACCGTCGCCATGACGCTTCCGGCAAACCCCAGCCTCTTAGCAGCCGCTGGCACGACGCTGCGAACCAACGCGGAACTCCCGCAGAACCTGATGAACGAGGCTAGGGTCAATCTGCAGTCCCACGTGTCCGACTTCTTTCAGCAAATCGCCGTCGCCGCTAGTCCCGAAGACATGATGGAGGCTGACCCCGTCGTCCCTCTGACCAAGAGTCGAATTTATTCGCAAAACTGTGAAATACGCAGGGTCAAATTGTCCGGAGACTTCTGCCGCACCCCTCACGTTCCCAAACTTGCGAAAATAACCAAGCTCCACAACCGCTGCCGGACTCCCTACCACACCAAGGCTCCAGGTACATCCAGGAGTCCCTTCAAGTCCAAGGATCCATCGACCGTTGGTCAGACTCCGCTTGTAGTCAGGTTGAACCACCTCAATCTGCACCAAGACCTCGCcgtgaagtttgaaaacgtGGACAACACGGTGACGGAGGTACTGCACAAGGAGCAGGAGGCGAGCAGTGCGGTCGTCGGCAAGTCGGTGGCGGAAATTCTCGCCTCTGATGAAACTGAAAGATGTATTGCCCGAGAGGGTCGACCCAGTCCCGTCGCCTCGACTAACCCCAGGAATTCGTTATGTGAATGCGGAAACGACCGACGGGAATTCGTCGCTGAGCCACCGGAGATGAGGCAGAAAGTTGAGAGCCCAGGCGAGTCGATGGAGACCGAAGAGAACGTCTACGAGACGATCGAGGATGTTTGCAAAATCGACGAACCGGTTGCCGACCACAACGACAGCTCCGTATCCTCGGCCAGTCAACTCCTCGAGGATCCTTCGCCGATGTCCTGGGCGGCCGCATCGCCCCTCGATTTCGACGGGCAATTCACCCTGAGGAGGCAGCGCGGTATTCGCCGGAAAAGGACTGGTCAACAGCGCGACCTTCAAGACGCGGATTCGACCTTCTTCGGGGCGAGACGAAAACGCGCCAAGAGACGATCGTCGAGTTTGAGCCCGCAGAAGAGCGCAGTTCCATTTCGCGAAGCGAGTCCTACACGGTTCATTTGCGAGGCTGTGAACCTCGAGGTGAACAAATGCGTCCTTGAAACCAACCTCGACGCCTCTTGCGAGGCCCGAACTGCTTGCATTGGCAAACAGTCCTTTTGCCCGAGTATCGAAGAGCGGAAGACCGAGGATTCCAGTTCGCGAAAAACCTTGTACTGGGACCTCGACAGCCCAAAGTCCTCGATGACCGACGATTTTCACAGCTCAAAGTCGTTCTTAACTTCGGTTTCCGTCACCCCAGAAGCACCCCTCGTAGCCACGGTCAGAAGATGCTTGAAGTATAGTCCCGAGGGGGAAATTTATCAGCCATGCAGTTCTCGAGGGTCGATTGAAGTCGAGTTATCCACCCAGGGTGATCACATACGAGTTCGCG TGATAAGGTGCAAGGATTTGAAGAGAGCCTACGAAGGGTCTGTCCATGCCTACGTGAAAGCAACGCTTAGGAAGTCCGACGGGGAGATAAACGCGGTGAAACGGACAGCCGTCCACAGGGCAACGCCAAACCCAATCTTCAACGAGACCCTGATACTACCCTGgaccaacaacaacaacaacaattcaCCTGCGAAATCGGCCACCCTGGATATTGCTGTTTGGCACAGGGATCGCAGAGTGAG GCGCAGTGAACTCCTGGGCTGTATGACTCTACCCCTGCCTTTATCTCAGGACAAG GAGGCAACATGGCACCCCCTGGAAGTTGGGTCAGGACGAAATTCGAGCACTCCTTACTCAGGAGTAACCCAAGACTGCGGAGTAACGCCGCCAGTAGCAAAAGAAGGAGATCCAGATAACAATAACAGCGGATCTGAGGATCTGACGTACCTGAGGCACCTGGAGCTGGAACCGCTGGATCCGTTAACTGGTCAACCTCTTCATCCAGGTTTCGCTGCGCGGGGCGGTAAAACGCCCTGCACAACGACGAGGAAGATGACGAGGCCGAGCACAAGCCAGCAG CAAGTACCCTGGGGATTCTCGCTGAGCTGGGGAAAACCGCCAAAAGTCGAACGCGTGGATAACGGAAGTCCTGCTGAGAGAGCCGGCCTGAGATCCGGCGATTACGTGGTCTTTATTGAGACGACGAACGTCGTTACGAAACCAAGGGAGGAAATACTCGCCCTTATTCAGAGAGCAACGAACCAGTTATTACTCGAAGTGTACAGAAAAGGCGGCGTGCAAACTCCGCACAGGCGAAGCACCGTCATTCTTCAGGGTCCGATTCCAGTCAGCAATCTTCCGCACACAGTCACTTTCACCGCAGAG GCCTTCCCTAACTTGGCGCCAGACGCACCCCCCGAAGAGGAACTGGCGATTCGAGAGACTCGGTATAGCAGCTGCCTAAAAAGCGGTCACACGAGATTCACGGTTCCGTTGTCCGAGCGCAAAGATATACTCTCTTCAGCCGACCATCTGATCCTCTTTCAAAACTTGGACGAGCTTCTGAAATTGTCCGAGGAAATTCAGGAGGCTGGTGGAGGCCTGGAGTGCTATTTGTCTAAAGTTCCTAGAATCACAGCCGCGTACAGGAGGTATTTGAGCGGCTTGCAGAGGGCGTGTTGCCTCCTGGTTGCACTCAGACGCAATACTGCCTTTGCAAGGCTCGCCTGTGAGCCTGCGGTACCTCAAAAAAGGCGACCGGATCTTACCGGAGTCCTACTTCTTCCGTTGGAGCATTACAG agaaatgacgagACTAGTGAGCTTGGCGTGTTCAAAAAACTGTAGAGAAGCTAGAGACTTGGCTCAGGGATACAGAGAAGTAACGGCTAACGCTGGTGTAATGGAACCCCCGCGGGATACCGGAAGGCCTTTGTTAAGCCTGCAGGAAGTTGAGTCCAGGCTAGTTTTTGCCCGGTGTAAACCGTTCACCTTAGCGATGCCGGGCAGGCAATG GTTGTTCGGGGGTGCCTTAGCTAAGGTAGAGGGCCGAGCTCGTTTGCAACCATCCTGGGCGCTGCTGTTGACCGATCTCCTAGTCTTCGCCAGGGTATCCCGTGATCGAGTTTTGTTTGTGACCGAGGAACCACTCAGATTGGCGGACATAGCTGAAGCCTGTTTCACGATCCGAAAACGACCCACGGAGTTCAGATTACAGGTTGCAGTATCGCCAGGAGGTCTTTCTGGTGATAATGGAAACTTGGAGAGTAGTCACAGCGGTGGTTGTAGTCCTCACGGTAGACCCAGGAGAAAAGTGTTAATTTTGAGAACACCGAGTCCGGAACTAAAAGCTGTGTGGCATAATCTTCTTCAAAGGCAAAT AATTTATGTAAATACAGGCTGCGGAGGTACACCAGACATTGTCAGCCCCGTAGACAGTCCTACTACTGTAAGCAATTTCACTACCGCAAGAGAATCAGTCGGAAGTCGTCAG GTACAAATAGGGAACCAAAAAGTGGACGAAGAAACCGAACGATCCGGTGAAAGTTTAGatacgattttgaaaaattccaccAACAACCACAACCATCTTGCCCAATGGGTTCGCAACTCTCATCAGATTCCGCCGCCGGATACTGAAGGGCCTCTGGAAGAGTGGACCCTCGAGGAGTTGGTTGCGAGAACCCCGAAAGAAAGCAATTCGAGACAGAGTCACGATGTCACGTCCGAGGAAATCGTCACGGTTAATTCAGACGCCGAGCAACAAAGCACAGCGTCAAGTGCCAGTCTGAGTACAATCAGGTCAAGTAGTCTGACAGGGAAAAAGACCGGCAACCACGTTACGATAAGAGAAAATTCTTCCGGGTCTGTGAATATTTGCAGAAGATGCCACAG ATCCGGATGTCCGACTCCGCCTCTACCCAGGGATCCATTCTCACCGTTACCTCCAAAAATATCCGTGCTACCACCGACTCCAGACTTGTGTACTAGGCACAGATTACACAACGGGATACACGATAGTCGAACAAACAGTCCAAACTGCACACCTGCCGATGGAAACACGGAGGATGGCAGCGAGGACGATTTAGACTGTGACGGTGACGGTGATCTTCCGTACAG AACATTGAGAAGGTTTGGAACAATGAGCAGTTTGGACCAGGACGACGACCTGGATGACCAGCCGGACGATGACAATCAAGACATGGAATCACCCCCGTCTGGTCTGAGAGCCTGGACGGCAAGAGCGAGCAGTTACGTAGTGAGTAAAATGGCACTGCTCGAACAGTTGGGTGAAGTTGTTGGGGGTCACCTTTTACATCCCCCCGTCCCACCTGAGAGGACGGAGTTTTCGCTAGACCCAAACGACGAGGAGGGTACCACGTCGGGAGCGACGTCAGGCGACGATATTTGGGGTACGCCGACCTCCGGGGGTCCCGACGACGAGAGCTTTCCAACAAGTCCG CCACCGTCTTCTACCGTCAATACCATTGCCTCTGGGGAAGACAACTACGGTCTTAATCTATCGATGGATGATGATCAGGACTTGGATTCCGAAGGGAGAGATGGAATTCCGGCGATGAATATGGACCAGCTTCTAACTGGGGGCAGCGTTATTTCTTTGCGGTGTCCTATCGCTAGAAGAAGACTGGAACCTCTGCTCGAAGAAGAAGACTCCCCTGAAAGCGGAAAACAGCCAGTTGGGTGGTGGTGA